In one window of Drosophila mauritiana strain mau12 chromosome X, ASM438214v1, whole genome shotgun sequence DNA:
- the LOC117148297 gene encoding exopolyphosphatase PRUNE1 — MCFLRFLAQARGTLGRHLAEASPVAWAAAPDVSGRKLHLVMGNESCDLDSAVSAVTLAFVYAQRHREHDYVPILNIPRRDYPLKTEVGHLFVKCGIAEPVLLFRDDIPREVVQDVNVILVDHHVSPLAPNVTEILDHRPLEDSSPSFKQLPTLCQLDIDASVGSCATLVAQRYLAEEQPRSTSVAQLLHATIVLDTINFAPAAKRYGPKDEAMVQKLENELNRKDAQRSGLFDELVAARADISKLTLTEVLRKDMKVLQTDRQVVPLAGMPILVRDFVEKSGAEKAVREFGVESNLLVILGMYVSPADGQVQRDLALISLSGQGQFVQRVRQALMESNDPKLELRPHEVDTRFMGGCLLRQHNVQATRKHILPIVKRALLEWEADHACDCDEVYFFKEKPQLGLS, encoded by the exons ATGTGCTTTCTACGATTTTTGGCCCAGGCCAGGGGCACTTTGGGACGG CATCTGGCGGAGGCCTCACCAGTTGCCTGGGCAGCTGCTCCCGACGTTTCTGGCCGTAAATTACATCTGGTAATGGGCAACGAATCGTGCGACTTGGACTCCGCCGTTTCGGCCGTCACTTTGGCGTTTGTCTACGCCCAGCGCCATAgggagcacgactatgtgccAATACTGAACATTCCTCGCCGGGATTACCCGTTGAAAACCGAGGTGGGCCACTTGTTTGTGAAATGTGGGATTGCCGAGCCCGTGTTGCTCTTCCGAGACGATATTCCCCGGGAAGTGGTCCAGGATGTGAACGTTATTCTCGTGGACCACCATGTAAGCCCGCTGGCCCCAAATGTTACTGAAATTTTGGATCACAGGCCCTTGGAGGACAGCAGTCCATCCTTCAAGCAGCTGCCAACACTCTGCCAACTGGACATTGATGCCTCGGTGGGTTCCTGCGCCACTCTGGTGGCCCAGCGGTATTTGGCCGAGGAACAACCCAGATCCACTAGCGTGGCTCAGCTGCTGCACGCCACCATCGTGCTGGACACAATTAATTTTGCACCCGCGGCCAAGCGCTACGGGCCAAAGGACGAAGCCATGGTACAGAAGTTGGAGAACGAGCTTAACCGTAAGGACGCTCAAAGAAGTGGCCTTTTTGATGAGCTAGTGGCTGCGAGGGCGGATATTAGTAAGCTAACTCTCACCGAAGTTTTGCGCAAGGATATGAAGGTCTTGCAAACCGATCGCCAGGTGGTTCCCTTAGCTGGAATGCCCATCCTAGTCAGAGATTTTGTAGAGAAAAGCGGCGCCGAAAAAGCCGTTCGCGAGTTTGGCGTGGAGAGTAACCTTTTGGTTATCCTAGGAATGTATGTATCACCTGCCGATGGCCAGGTGCAGCGTGACCTGGCCTTGATCTCTCTCTCCGGCCAAGGCCAATTCGTTCAACGCGTCCGTCAAGCACTGATGGAGTCTAACGATCCAAAACTGGAGCTGCGACCTCATGAGGTGGACACCCGCTTCATGGGCGGCTGCCTCTTGCGCCAACACAACGTCCAGGCCACCAGAAAGCACATCCTGCCTATTGTTAAGCGAGCGCTGCTTGAATGGGAAGCGGATCACGCTTGCGATTGTGACGAGGTGTACTTCTTCAAGGAGAAGCCGCAGCTGGGACTCTCTTAG
- the LOC117148296 gene encoding cytochrome P450 4ae1 — translation MLVVLLVALLVTRLVVSLFRLALKELRHPLQGVVPSVSRVPLLGAAWQMRSFQPDNLHDKFAEYVKRFGRSFMGTVLGYVVMVTAEPRHVDALLQSQHQLKKGTMYFALRGWLGDGLLLSRGKEWHTMRKIITPTFHFSILEQFVEVFDRQSSILVERLRTLSHGDEVVNIYPLVGLAALDIITETAMGVSVGAQGADSEVVHAVKDLTNILATRFMRPHLLFPHLFRLCWPSGFRKQQAGVICLHEFTNGIIEQRRRLLAREANQDKPTKRHALLDTLLRATVDGQPLTDKQIRDEVNTFIFEGHDTTTSAVSFCLYLLSRHEPVQQKLVEELRTHYGQDLSRGVILSDLAALPYLSCVIKESLRLYPPIPAVARCLEKDLLIDEGYIPVGTNVVVLLWQLLRDEAIYTDPLLFQPERHIGEEALRQSPYSYIPFSAGPRNCIGQKFALLEMKTMVIKVIRHYQLLPMGADVEPSIKIVLRSKSGVNVGLRSRLY, via the exons ATGTTGGTGGTTCTGCTGGTGGCCCTCCTGGTGACTCGCCTGGTCGTCTCGCTGTTCCGTTTGGCGCTAAAGGAGCTGCGCCATCCTTTGCAAGGCGTTGTGCCAAGTGTTTCGAGAGTTCCTCTACTAGGAGCCGCCTGGCAAATGCGGAGTTTTCAGCCAGACA ACTTGCATGATAAGTTCGCCGAGTACGTTAAGCGTTTTGGTCGCAGTTTCATGGGCACTGTCTTGGGCTATGTGGTAATGGTTACAGCGGAGCCCCGACATGTCGATGCACTGCTGCAAAGTCAGCACCAGTTGAAAAAGGGCACGATGTACTTTGCCTTACGCGGTTGGCTGGGCGATGGACTGCTGCTGAGTCGCGGAAAGGAGTGGCACACGATGCGCAAGATCATTACGCCCACGTTTCACTTTAGCATCCTGGAGCAGTTTGTCGAGGTCTTCGATAGGCAGAGCAGCATATTAGTGGAGCGTTTGAGAACGCTGTCGCACGGCGACGAGGTCGTGAACATCTATCCCTTGGTGGGTTTGGCTGCCCTAGACATCATCACCGAAACTGCTATGGGCGTAAGTGTGGGCGCTCAAGGAGCTGACTCTGAGGTGGTGCACGCTGTAAAAGA TCTAACCAACATCTTGGCCACCAGGTTCATGAGGCCGCATCTCCTCTTTCCCCACCTCTTTCGCCTGTGCTGGCCCAGCGGATTCAGGAAGCAACAAGCAGGCGTCATCTGCCTGCATGAGTTTACCAACGGAATTATAGAGCAGCGCCGCCGTTTACTGGCCAGGGAGGCTAATCAAGATAAGCCAACAAAGCGCCACGCCCTGCTGGACACGCTCCTCCGGGCAACTGTGGATGGGCAACCATTGACTGACAAGCAAATTCGCGATGAAGTGAACACTTTCATCTTTGAGGGTCACGATACGACGACTTCAGCGGTTTCCTTCTGTTTGTATCTACTTTCCCGCCATGAGCCAGTGCAGCAAAAGCTTGTTGAGGAACTGAGGACGCACTACGGCCAGGATTTATCCAGAGGCGTTATTCTCTCGGATTTAGCTGCGTTACCATATTTAAGCTGCGTGATCAAAGAGTCCCTGCGTCTTTATCCGCCTATTCCGGCAGTCGCACGCTGCCTGGAAAAGGATTTGCTTATAG ATGAGGGCTACATCCCCGTGGGAACCAATGTGGTCGTACTTCTCTGGCAGCTCCTCCGGGATGAAGCGATCTATACCGATCCACTGCTCTTCCAGCCGGAGAGGCATATAGGAGAAGAGGCACTCAGACAAAGTCCCTACAGCTACATACCTTTTTCCGCTGGGCCGAGGAACTGCATTGGTCAAAAGTTTGCTCTTCTGGAGATGAAAACCATGGTGATCAAGGTGATACGCCACTACCAGCTGCTTCCAATGGGAGCCGATGTGGAGCCATCCATAAAAATAGTGCTGCGCTCGAAAAGCGGGGTAAATGTTGGACTGCGGTCGCGGTTGTATTAA